One segment of Meriones unguiculatus strain TT.TT164.6M chromosome 3, Bangor_MerUng_6.1, whole genome shotgun sequence DNA contains the following:
- the LOC110541278 gene encoding cytochrome P450 4A12B — protein sequence MSVFALSSTRFLIGNIYEFLQVASVLSLLLLLFKAAQFYLQRQWLLRATQQFPSPPSHWFFGHKIPKDRELQEVLKQIVNFPSAYPQWIWGSKVRLQVYDPDYMKLILGRSDPKSHGSYRFLAPWIGYGLLLLNGQPWFQHRRMLTPAFHHDILKPYVEIMADSVRVMLDKWEQIVGQDSTLELFQHITLMTLDTIMKCAFSHEGSVQLDRKYKSYIRAVEDLNNLSFYRVRNFFHQNDIIYNLSSNGRQAKNACQLAHDHTDQVIKSRRAQLQDERELEKVKKKRKLDFLDILLFARMENRSSLSDEDLRAEVDTFMFEGHDTTASGVSWIFYALATHPEHQQRCREEVQSLLGDGTSITWEHLDKMPYTTMCIKEALRLYPPVPGVSRELSTPVIFPDGRSLPKGITVVLSFYALHHNPSVWPNPEVFDPSRFAPEASRHSHSFLPFSAGARNCIGKQFAMNELKVAVALTLLRFELLPDPTRIPVPTARLVLKSKNGVHLRLKKLQ from the exons ATGAGTGTCTTTGCTCTGAGCTCAACTAGATTCCTCATAGGAAACATCTATGAGTTTCTCCAAGTGGCCTCCGTGCTCAGCCTTCTCCTGCTGCTCTTCAAAGCAGCCCAGTTCTACCTGCAGAGACAATGGCTACTCAGAGCTACCCAGCAGTTCCCGTCCCCACCTTCTCACTGGTTCTTTGGGCACAAg ATCCCAAAGGATCGAGAGCTGCAAGAGGTTCTAAAACAGATAGTCAACTTCCCAAGCGCCTATCcacagtggatctgggggagcAAAGTGCGCCTCCAGGTGTATGACCCTGACTACATGAAGTTGATTCTGGGGAGATCAG ACCCAAAATCTCATGGTTCCTACAGATTTCTAGCCCCCTGGATTG GATATGGTTTGCTTCTGCTGAATGGACAGCCATGGTTCCAACACCGACGAATGTTGACTCCAGCTTTCCACCATGACATTCTGAAACCTTATGTGGAGATCATGGCAGACTCTGTTCGTGTAATGCTG GATAAATGGGAACAGATTGTTGGCCAAGATTCCACCTTGGAGCTCTTTCAACACATCACTTTGATGACCTTGGACACCATCATGAAGTGTGCCTTCAGCCATGAGGGCAGTGTCCAGTTGGACAG AAAATACAAGTCCTACATCCGGGCAGTTGAGGACCTGAACAATCTCTCTTTTTATCGTGTGAGGAACTTCTTTCACCAAAATGACATCATCTACAATTTATCCTCTAATGGCCGCCAGGCTAAGAATGCCTGCCAACTTGCTCATGATCatacag ACCAAGTGATCAAATCAAGGAGGGCTCAACTTCAGGAtgagagagagctggagaaggttaagaagaaaaggaaactggATTTCCTAGACATCCTTTTGTTTGCCAGA ATGGAAAATAGAAGCAGCTTGTCTGATGAGGACCTGCGTGCTGAAGTGGATACGTTCATGTTTGAAGGCCATGACACCACAGCCAGTGGTGTCTCCTGGATCTTCTATGCTTTGGCCACACACCCTGAGCACcagcagagatgcagagaggaAGTTCAGAGCCTCCTAGGGGATGGAACGTCTATCACCTG GGAGCACCTGGACAAGATGCCCTACACCACCATGTGCATCAAGGAGGCCCTGAGGCTCTACCCACCTGTACCAGGTGTGAGCAGAGAGCTCAGCACACCTGTCATCTTCCCAGATGGGCGTTCCTTACCCAAAG GTATCACAGTCGTACTCTCCTTCTACGCTCTTCATCACAACCCATCTGTGTGGCCAAATCCAGAG GTGTTTGACCCTTCTCGATTTGCACCCGAGGCTTCTCGACACAGCCACTCATTCCTGCCCTTCTCAGCAGGAGCAAG GAACTGCATTGGGAAACAGTTTGCCATGAACGAGCTGAAGGTGGCTGTGGCCCTGACCCTGCTCCGCTTTGAGCTGCTGCCAGATCCCACCAGGATCCCAGTCCCCACCGCAAGACTTGTGTTGAAGTCCAAGAATGGGGTCCACCTGCGTCTCAAGAAGCTCCAATAA